ACAATTTGAATATCAGTTTAATGTATTCTCGTCATTAGGCTATCGCTGTGTCGGAGTGGATTGGAGAGGATTTGGGAAGTCGGACAAACCTATACACGGCTATCACTTCTCCCGATTGGCGGATGATATACGGTCTGTCGTGGAGGCCTTACAATTAGATGATTTTGTGCTTTTAGGCCATTCCACAGGCGGTGCGATTGCGATTCGGTATATGGCAAGACATCAAGGCTTTGGGGTGTCGAAGCTGGTTCTTGTCGATGCGGCCGCTCCTGTAGGTTTTACAGCAGAAACAGCTGAGCACTTCTTAAACCTGGCATCCAATGACAGGCCAAAAATGATGAGGGAAGTGGCAGAAAGCTTTTTCTTCCAATTTATCACGAGACCCTTCGAAGAATGGTTCCTTCATTTGGGATTGGAGGCATCAGGTTGGTCTACTGCAGCAGTCATCAAGATGCTGAGAGATGAGACGCTCTATGATGATCTGCAGAAAGTACAAGCGCCGACCTTGATTGTTCATGGTGTTCATGACCAAGTCATTCCTTTTGCCCAGGCAGATGAAATGAAGCAATCGATCAGGCATTCTATCCTCGTGCCGCTTTATTATAGCGGACATGGAGGTTTTTGGGAGGAGCGGGATAGATTCAATCATGAGGTCCATCGATTTATTGAGGGTGAGCTAACTTGAAGAAGCCGGCTTATGCTCCGGGTAATAAGGGAACATAAGCCGGCCTGCTGATTTCTGCTGATGCGGTTTTGCTCGTTACTTCTTCAGTGTTTTCTTTAGCTCTTTATACTCCTGCTCCATTGTTTCGGTTGATGGGAGGAAAGGCTCGTTATTATAATCTACTCGTTTTCCATATCGAAGCATTTCATAAATAATCATCCCATTATTGGGCTTCCCGTTGACTGTTATCATAGGGATTGCGTCAAATAAGATGTAATAAAAGGAGTAGAAGATAAAGCGATCCCAAAATGTATAGTATTCATCCAATAATCCGTTGGCCATCATTGTATTGATGGCAAGCGCTACTGTCAGATTGGCGAGAATGGGACCGGCATAAATACAAATATAAACAAACCGATTTTTATATTTTAGATCATCATAAGAGAACCAGCTGTATACATGATAATATTTCCGGATATCAAGCATGCCGATTTTTTTAATTCGCGGTCCAGTGCCAATCGTGAGCCTTGGATGAATGACGCCAAATAACCAGCTGACCACCAAATAGCCGCTCTCGCGCAGAAAGATAACGACCGGCAGGATGATAAAGGCCGATATGGCCAGGGATAGTAAATCGGCTAATCCAAACATCATTTCACACCCTTTTTGCGTGTTCTTGAAGCTTCTCTACTACTACCCTCCTAAAAAAACTTTAATCAAAGGGATGTAGTAAGCCTCCAGAGAGTGTAAAGATTAGACATCACTTAAAGAAAGCATAAAAAGAAGCACCTTTATATCAGGTGCTTTTCGTTATTCATATATGAGCTTTGGACGGCATCTAATTTCCCCTCGCACAATAATCTTGAGCAATCAGGACAGTAGACAGATTTAGCGATGAATCCTGTAGATTTGATCCATACAGTCTTCTTGCAGTCTGCACAATGGAGTGTGACTACAAATCTCTTATTCATTTTCCTTCTCCCCTTTGAGCGTTCTTACCCTTTATCTTTCTAGTAATTGTTCGAGTACATTGAATGTCAGACATTTTTTGGTAGACTAGACTTAAGTTGGCTGGCTTTAGGATACAGGGGGAGGGTCATCATGTATTTAATCCCCTGTTTTGTGTCGTTCATCTATACCCAAATTATCACAGATAGAAAACGCACATTTGATGATAATCAGCTGATTTTTTACTTTTATTAAAATCAAGGCTCTGTTAAATATAAATGTTGATTTTCGTTACAGGTGGCTGCTTTCCGCGGGGCGGTCGGGGAGCCTCCTCGACGCTTTCAGCGTCTGTGGGGTCTCCCCCTGTCCGCTGATCCCGCAGGAGTCAGCCACCTTCCACTTCAATCAACGGTGCTAAGATATCAACACCAAACTTTAACAGAGTCAAAATCAAAAAAGGAGATTGATAGATATGGATTCTAAGAGAGGATTACAGGAACAATCTGCCCTGAGACAATTTAATAAAGAAGCAGCGTATTCGTTGTCCTTAAATATACAAAAATCGGATTCTCCGGAGAATATCCGTCTAGCCGAAAGAATTATCCAAGTGAGCGAGCTTGATTATAAGGGAATAACCGGTCTCGTAAATATATACCTGCACGAGAATCCGGCGCTGACTAATGAAGAGGTGGCAGCAAAGGTGTTGCGGGAACTCAGCAATTTTCATCCGAACCAGTTCATCAAAAAGCTGTCCAAGCGAATGAACACAAGGAAGAGGGGAGTATAGAATGCGAAGGAATGATTCGTATGAATGGATGAGGTCGATTATTTTAAAGGTAACCGCTGATCCGCACGTCCAGGAAAAGTTTTGGGAACTCTTGATAGAGGCGGTTGAAAAGGAACGCAAAGAGGAACGTCAGTATTAAGGAATTTTTAATTGCTCCTAAAAATATACTTCCATTCTTTGATCAATGTAATCTTAAAAAACTTCACCTATTAAATTGTGAAAGTTTTTTATAGCTTCGTGAGCCAGACCTCCTTAATTAGGTGCATAGATATTCTTTATTGCTCAAAAGGACATGTTAATTTAATCCGGGAAAATGGCTGGCTCTATTTTTTATTAATGCATTGGCAACTATCCTAACAAAAGTGCCTTTCATTATAAGCCAAACAACGGATGAATAATTTACGAGCGTTTCTGAAAAATACATTCATCCTCGAAACAATAAACTGGGAAATATATTTTCGGAACAGTTGAAATAAAATTTATAGATAACATTCATTTTGCTGTACTTATTAAGCCAAATATAGAGAGAAATGAGGGGGCTTATGGAGATCTTTCGTAAGCTAGGCAGGTTTTTTAAAGAGGAAAAGAAGTCATACATAATCGGTATTTATGGAGGCGTAGGCGTCCTGATGATGGGGCTTCTGGCAGGACTCTTGAGTGCCTGCACGACACCGTCATCAGAAGGTGTGACACTCGTGAAAGCCCAAGCCGAACTGACGAATGATAAAAGCGAGGTTGGCGCGATGGTACTGCAAAAAGGCGAGCAGGCTTGAGAAGAAGTCGTGCCCACCGCCCTTATGTACACGGTGCTTCTCCAGAATACAGGAAAAAAGCCTTTAGGGAAGGCTGAAGAAGGAAAAGAAATCAGGGTGAAGATTGTGCCGCATAAACCTTTGGTAAAGGTGTCTGAAAAGGTGATGGGGTTTAACTTGTTTGGTCCAGAGGAAATCGGAAGACCAGGACTTGGGAGTGGGGAGTCCTATCACGCGGTGATGGAACCAAACGAAATTTGTGAATACAATCTGCATTTTGATGTAGGGTATGAAGAAGGCCCCCCAGAAGTGGTACCCCTTCCTTCAAAGGATGATTTAACCCTTTTGAAAACCCATGCGCTGGATGCGACCATCGAAGTCTGGTTGGGGGACGAACGCATCGCCCAGTTTGACCTGACAAAAATAAAGAAGTGAATCAGGGCATCGACAACAGGTCGATGCTTTTTTGCTGGCAATCCGTTTGCTCATACATACAGGCATACATTTCTACTTATTCACGGATTTTAGGGGATGCTTGCTTAGCCTGTCATCATCACCTTCAACTAATCTAATCCAAAAAGTTTAGACAAATATTGATTTATGTACTGGCAACATTCCTTGCGAATAGACTTTACGGGCGTTTTACATAAATAAGTTCATCCTCGAAACAATAAACTAGCCAATATATTTTCAGAACGTTTAAAATAATCTATATATAGACCGTTCAATTTGCTACACTTATTAAGCCAAATATAGAGAGAAAAGAGGGGGGCTTATGGAGATCTTTCGTAAGCTAGGCTGGTTTTTTAAGCAGGAAAAGAAGTCATACATAATCGGGATTATTTTGCTCTTGTTTGTGTCAGTGCTGCAGCTCGTGCCGCCGTATGTCATTGGGGTAGTCGTTGACCTGATTAATGAAGAGGCGGTAACGGGGAAAGCCTTATTTGCGTGGATAGGCTTATTAGTCATTGCGGCCATTCTTGCCTATGTGTTCCGCTATTTATGGCGCATCAAGATATATGGTTCGGCAGTGAAATTAGCCAGGCAGCTGAGAAGCAGACTGTATGAGCATTTCACGAATATGCCAACGTCCTTCTATCAAAGAAAGCGGACTGGGGATTTAATGGCACATGCAACGAATGATTTGAGCGCCGTCCAGCAAACGGCCGGCAATGGGGTCCTTACCCTTGTGGATTCCTTGTCCACAGGCGGGTTTGTCATTATTGCCATGTCTTTCATAGACTGGCGCCTGACCCTTTTAAGCTTGCTCCCAATGCCTTTCATCGCTATCTCGACGAGCTATTATGGGAAGCTCATCCATGTGCGGTTCAAGGATGCCCAGGCAGCCTTTTCCGATTTGAATGATAAAACACAGGAAAGCGTGACAGGCATAAAGGTAATCAAGACGTTTGGCCAAGAAAAAGAAGATGTAGAGTCTTTCCGAGCGTCATCAGGAGATGTGGTGAATAAGAATATTGCCGTCGCGAGGATTGATGCCTTATATGACCCGACGATTGGTCTTATGGCAGGGTTATCTTATTTCTTAACGATCGCGGCCGGGGCGAAGTTTGTGCTTGACGGAAGCTTAACGATTGGCCAGCTCGTCGCTTTTTCAACCTATTTAGGTTTATTGATTTGGCCCATGCTTGCATTTGGCTGGCTATTCAATATCGTCCAGCGCGGCAATGCCTCCTATGACCGGATTATGGCCTTATTGAAGGAGGAGCCGGAAATCATTGATGAGGATCATGCCATCAAGGAAAGAGCTAGCGGGGATATAGAATATGAATTGATTTCATTTTCTTATCCGAATGAGGAAGCGCCAGCCCTGCGTGATATCCATATGACGATTCATAAAGGGGAGACATTAGGAATTGTCGGGAGGACAGGATCTGGAAAGACGACCTTGCTGAAGCTTTTGATACGCGAATTTACTGAAATGAATGGAGATATACGCATTGGCGGACATTCTATTGGTGATTATGCTCTCGCAAGCTTGCGTGAGGCGATTGGATATGTGCCTCAGGATCATTTCCTATTCTCAGCTACTGTCGGTGAAAATATTGCCTTTGCCACACCAGAAGCCAGTCAAGGAGATATTGAGCGGGCAGCTTATTTGGCAAACATCCATGACGATATTTTAGGCTTTACAGATGGCTATGCCACGATTGTTGGGGAGCGGGGCGTCTCGCTTTCTGGCGGGCAGAAGCAAAGGCTCAGCATTGCGCGCGCCTTGATTATGGACCCTGAGATTCTTATCTTGGATGATTCCCTTTCTGCTGTTGATGCGAAAACAGAGGAAATTATTCTACAAAACTTGAGAACGGTACGCGCGATGAAAACGA
This genomic stretch from Pradoshia eiseniae harbors:
- a CDS encoding ABC transporter transmembrane domain-containing protein, which codes for MEIFRKLGWFFKQEKKSYIIGIILLLFVSVLQLVPPYVIGVVVDLINEEAVTGKALFAWIGLLVIAAILAYVFRYLWRIKIYGSAVKLARQLRSRLYEHFTNMPTSFYQRKRTGDLMAHATNDLSAVQQTAGNGVLTLVDSLSTGGFVIIAMSFIDWRLTLLSLLPMPFIAISTSYYGKLIHVRFKDAQAAFSDLNDKTQESVTGIKVIKTFGQEKEDVESFRASSGDVVNKNIAVARIDALYDPTIGLMAGLSYFLTIAAGAKFVLDGSLTIGQLVAFSTYLGLLIWPMLAFGWLFNIVQRGNASYDRIMALLKEEPEIIDEDHAIKERASGDIEYELISFSYPNEEAPALRDIHMTIHKGETLGIVGRTGSGKTTLLKLLIREFTEMNGDIRIGGHSIGDYALASLREAIGYVPQDHFLFSATVGENIAFATPEASQGDIERAAYLANIHDDILGFTDGYATIVGERGVSLSGGQKQRLSIARALIMDPEILILDDSLSAVDAKTEEIILQNLRTVRAMKTTIITAHRLSAVQHANLIIVMEGGKIIQSGTHEELMKEHGWYRDMYNQQQLEELVEQGGSSK
- a CDS encoding alpha/beta fold hydrolase, encoding MGYYVRVEEDVHLYVEDLNPKGKRTILFLHGWPLSHKQFEYQFNVFSSLGYRCVGVDWRGFGKSDKPIHGYHFSRLADDIRSVVEALQLDDFVLLGHSTGGAIAIRYMARHQGFGVSKLVLVDAAAPVGFTAETAEHFLNLASNDRPKMMREVAESFFFQFITRPFEEWFLHLGLEASGWSTAAVIKMLRDETLYDDLQKVQAPTLIVHGVHDQVIPFAQADEMKQSIRHSILVPLYYSGHGGFWEERDRFNHEVHRFIEGELT